The Nodularia sp. LEGE 06071 genome contains the following window.
AACTGCCTGCTGACACCTTTGATTAACACGTTGAAATACAGGAATATTGGCTATTGTTTCTTTGTTTTGATGCTGACAAAAATCTACCCAGATATAAGTTTGATTAATAAAGTAATCTTCATTTTTAACTAAATATTTCCCTATCGCAGTCATTATTTCTGAAATTGTTTGCGTTCCTTTGATTTCTGCCAATGCTGAACTGATATCTTGTTGATTTATCTCCTCAACTAATTGCTCAAACAAAGCCTGTTTGCTAGGAAAGTAATGATATAGCGTCCCTGTAGAAACATTTAAACTCTCAGAAATTTGCCTCATGGTGAGCGCACCGTAACCTTTTTGAGCAAATAAATCAAAGCACTTTCTGAGTAGTTCTTGACGGTATTGGTCATGGTCAACTATTTTCGGCATATTTTATATCGAACGCTCGATATTTTTTAATGTATCACAGAGTTTGCTGGAAAACCAGATAATTTCAAAAATCAAATATACGTCTTGCAGAATCCTTGTAAGGACAACTGATCAATTGTCCCTACTTTGCCGAAGATTTTCTATGACTAATCCTTAGCCGTTTTGCTAAAAATTTGGTAATACAGCCATGTACTAGCTTCCTTCACTGGAAAAAACAGGTATGTCAGCGGATTTATCGTCACAATAATATTGCGGTAATCTCGTCGTGCTAAAAACAAGATCCCACGAGCTACCTGCTGCGCTGACATCACCCCATAAGGATTGAGTTGACTTTTAAAAGGCCCCAGAATTAACTTACGAATTACACAATTTCCATCCAACCGCTTCAGGGTGACAAGATTTCCTAATGTGCGTTTACTCAGTTCATAAAGGGGACTTAAAGCCGGGGAAACCTCAGCCTCAGAAGTATTCACCCAGATTTCCTTGGTGGCTTTGGCTTGTGGTCCGGTGACAGTGGTTAAAAATATATCCATCAACCGCAACGCTGAGAAAGTATTCACCTCATAGGAAGATGCGATCGCTTCCGGTGTGCGGCTATTGTAAACATTGACACCGTGATTGATAATCAAAATATCGATTTTCTCTAAACTATCTTTGAGTTCAGCTTCATTACCTAACTCCCAGGAAAGGACTTTAAAATTAGTCTGCGGTGCTAATTTTTCGGGGTTAGTAGTTAAGGCTACCACTTTGGCATTATGCTTGAGCAGTTCCGCCGCTAATGCTTGACCGAGAGAACCGGACGCGCCAGTTAAAGCGATTGTTTTACCTTTGAGTGATAAACCCGTACCAAGTATTTTATCCACGAGAGGAAAGACACCACTGTAGTATGCATTCACATCATCAAAATGATGTCGCCAATGGTAAGTGCGATTTACCCACCAAACAGAGGGAATTATCTGTAAAGGGCCGGGTAAGTGATTGTAATCTGTATCGATTTTACCAGAGAAATATCGCACAGAAGCACCATACAAGAAGGTACAGCCATAGAGAACTCCCAGCCATAACCCCATTTGGTGAACCACTAAAGCCATGATGGTTAAAGCCGCAACCAGTAAACCCGACTCCAGAATATCGTGATAAAGCTGAGAATCTTGGTAAGCTTGCACAGAGACTATGGATAAATCGCGACGATATACTTGATGATGCTTATTGTGCCATTTAGCCAGCCATTTGACCTCGTGACACAAAACATGGTAACTGTCTCTTAAGACTTCAGCCAGCAACAGCGAAAAGACTCCCCAGCCAGCAAACTGCAAACCAGTATTGACCAACACCCCATTAATCTGACTAAACATTGTCATATTTTCCTGCACACCACTTATCTTAATCTTTCTTCATATTGTGACAGAATAGATTAACCCGACGTTACACAGCAAACTAAAAATTAAAATCACTCGCCAGAACACCGCACACAATATATTATGCGTTGCTGATTACAAGTATGAATTACCTCACGCAGAGGCGCAGAGACGCAGAGAGAGTAAGAAATTACAGCAATTTTCCGGTACATGAGTATTTTATAGTGAGCAGGCTATGAGCCAGGGATATCAACTTCAGTAATATTACATAAGTATAAATAATTGATATTGTCATTTATTAAGGAATAACACTAATTTAATTTATATAGATTCATGCGTAAAATTAAACGATATTTTGTATTTTTACGGTAAAAACTTTAATACTAAACTACTGAGTAGTATTACAACCGCCACAGACGACGATACATAACGAACAAAACTGGTTAATAAAAGTAGTATCAATTCGTTAGAATTTATACTAACAAAAAAGTAGTTTATTGTTCAGCACCTTGTACATAAAAACTGATAAATAGTAAAGTAAAAATGCAAATCGATATTGATTCTAGGTTAAACAACACCCGTAAGCTTTTAAATGAGTTAGGTAATTCCGTTTCTAAGTTAGTTAACTCGTCTCCTGATATTGCTGAAGATCCAGGGATTAAATCTTGTTTAGCAGGATTTTTAACTGCTTATCAAGAAGCAGTCCAACGATTAGAAAATCCTAGTTTCCGCATTGCAACTATTGGGACAACCTCTTCTGGAAAATCAACTATAGTTAATGCTCTAATTGGTCGTAAAATTGCACCAATTGAAAACGGCGAAATGAGTGGTGGTGTTCTTACCCTCAAACATTCACTCGCACAGAAATTAGTCATTGCAGAAACAGAGGATGCTGCTTGGGAGACTGGAGAATGGACAGGGTTAACTGATGAAGATTTATACCAGCGCATCAGTACAGTCATGCACTCCTATCACCATGCGCGTAAAAAGCGTGAGTATGTTGCACCACAAATAACAGCTTATGTTCCGCTTTTACCTGCTTGTGATCCTTCTTTGTTAGGTTTACCGGCAAGTATAGGAATAGAATTAATTGATTTACCAGGTTTGAAATCAATTCAAGACCGGACTAATTTAGCAACTATTCAACAGCAAGTGAATAAAGCCTTTAGTTTAGTGGCTTTGGACTATATGCAAGTGGATGATGACCACAGAAAACGCTTATTAGAAGAATTAAAAAAAGTTGTTGAATATTTACAGGGTCGCACAGACTCAATGATTTTTATTTTAAACCGGGTAGACCACCGAGGTGCAGATGATTTTCCTCTATAAGTACGAATTAATCAACTAAAAACAGAAATTCAAGAAGTTTTATCACTTCCCGAACCTCCTGATGTTCTACCTTTTAATGCTCGTCTTTTATATTATGCTCAATGTGCTTGGGGTGCAGGTGCTTTTAATGAACCTTCAATAGTAGAACCACAGGTAAGGTCAAGATGTTTAAAAGCAATGTTTCAAGACTGCGCTGGAGTAATTCGTTTAAACACCAAAGAAAACCGGGAATTAAAACAATGGTTTCGTGATGTTGAAGATTATGTTGAAGATAATAATTTTGTTGATGATGAAACCATGCGTAAAATTATCCGCTATTCTTTAGAATGGAGTGGTGGTAGAGAACTTTGGGAACGGTTTCGGTTTCGGGTGGAAGATTCCTTTGCTGAATTGGTAATACTTCCTGCATTAATAGACGTATTTGATAATTACTCTGCTTTATCAGAGTTTTTGGATATCTTGATTCAAACAAGAAAGATTTATAATCAAGAACAAGTTAGTGAAGAAAGGGAGCGACTTGCTAAAATTCGTCATATTTTACATAAAAATATGAACCAAATAGCTAGAGAGTTTCAATCCGAAGTTGGACAATTGATAGGAGGATTGAAAAAAAATGACCCTAAAACTCAAATTCAAATTAAAAAAAATGCTCAAAAAAAAGGACGTGATGGTTTTGCTCGGATTTTTTATGCTGTTAATCAGGTAGAAAAAGATTTAAATGCTGTTCTAATTAGTCCAGTGCGTGATTCTTTTGCTCAAAATCAAGGCGCTTTTGATTTAAGAGATAAATTAAGAGAAGTCATATCACCTGCTTTAGCTGATGATGTTGCTAAAACCTATGATAATGTGAGCCGAAGAATTAGCCAATTTTCTCAAGAATCAGAATATTTAGTTAAGCGTGTACGGGCTGATGATGAAAAAGGTACAAAGGAGCTTGAACACGATGAACGCCATGTTCGTCTTCTGTATCACACGATGAGACAAGCTATATCAGCTAGAGCCGAGTTTTTTCTTCAAGGAAAAGCCTTGGCTTTTGAAGAGGCTCTAGAATCATTAGTTAAGGCACAAGTTGCGAGACTAAAAATTTGTTTATCTGAAGGTAGTGTTGATTCTTTCATTGATTTTGAAAAAGCAGTAATCAGTGATTTACACAAAAAGTTAGCTCAAACTTTACCAACTCTACCAGATAAATTTTTTGAAATCTCAGATGATATTAAGCAAAATCGCTCTAAAAAAACAGAAGTTGTTGGACAAAAAACTGAGGAGGTAACACGCACAAAAACAGAACAGGAAACTTATACCGAATCTTATCAAAGTGGTTCTTGTTTTCAAAGCACTAAAACTAGAACAAAAACCAGACCAATAACACGCAAATATAAAGAATCTGTAACTCGTGATATAACCGCAGATGTTGAATATGTTGAACTTTTTCTTCCATCCCCAGACTTAATGGCAAAACAATGGTTAAGTGGAGTAGACAAGGGAAAAGAAAGTTTGTGGGATGTTTTACTTAATTGGATTACCAAGCGTTTAGAATATGTAAAAACGCTATTTGAAGATTCAGTTAATGATATTACTTATCTGGCTGAAAGGTCTTTAGACAAGCAATTAAGGATTATTGAGGATAATTTTCAGCAAGAACAAGAATTTTGGCATGATTTTGAACATGAAAAAGATTATTTAACATCAATTTGCCAAAGATTAGAAAAAGAATTTAGTGAATCTTAATTCTGCTTTTATTTAGTTGTTTGGTGGTGTAATGCTCCCAATTAAAATTATGTATGTGGAGAAAATTTAATTTGAATATGTTTGTAAAAATATTGCAAGAAGTCAGAGATAAAACTCAGATTGAATGCCAAAATTGTCGCTATGTTAATGATTATTTATTAGCATCTGTCAGTGTTTGGTGTGATAAACTAAATTTGCATGATAATATCAAAAACTATATTATTAGAGAATATCAATCTTATGGATTTACAAGCTTGATAGATTATTTATATAGTTTGTGGAAAACTGAAAAGAGAGAAGAAAAAGACTGGAGAGGAAACGTAAAAATAACTTATCCAACAAGTAAATTACATAATTTAGTTGCATCCATTTTAAATAAAATAAATGTTAGGAGTGAACCAAATGTTAGGAGTGAACCAATGGAAATTATTGTAATTGGTGCTTTTGTCGTTACAGCAGTAGGTTACTGGATTCATATCCTAAATAGCGGACAAAATCAAGTACAACAACTAAGTCTTAGAGTAGAGCCAAAACAAAATGAAAATCCTCCCACTATTCCATCTCTTACTGTAAATAAAACAATTAATAAATATTTTTTGGTTTTAGTTGTTTCCGCCTCAGAAGCGAAATTTCTGGAAACATTACAAACTAAATCACGCCTTGACTTAAGTGATGGAGAAAGACTGTATAAAATTACCAACTATTTATGGCTTGGCTCTGAAAGTGAATTTAATCAAGGTAAGACAGAGATAAATAATTATTTAGTAAGCACAAGAGAAGAGTCAGAATATGATATTCACTTAGTGTATTTTGAGATGAAAAGACTAGATGAGAGGTTCAAAGAAAATATTAATCAAGTTGATAGATTTGATGCTTTTCGTGATTTAGCTAATTCATACATTAGTTTTACTGTATCACCCAGACTACAAATGGAAGCATACGGGAATTTTGAAGTTTATAACTGCTAAACGAGATTATAAAAATGTTAATTGATACCACTCTTCTAGCTAACAGTCCCGAAATTATCAACGGTTTATTAAATGGCTCAATGCAACGCTATGGTAGTGTTATTCGTTGGGCTGCTGGTACAGAGAATGCAGGTCAAATTGTTCGCCATTTAGCAGAAACACCTGAATTGACTAGAAAATTAATAGATTTTGGATTTTCTCCCATATTTGGTGGGGCTGATATTATTGGTCATGGGTTGACTTATCATAAATTAATAGGGATTGAAAACACGTTATCCTCAGTTATGGGATTAAGTCAAATAGCTGCGGGTGCAAGCGTTTTAAATCTGGGTGTCAGCATTGCTGGTTTTGCCTATATGGGTTATAAACTGCACCAAGTTCAAAAGCAATTAGGTTATCTTCAAGAGTTTATGGAAGGAGGCTTTAACCGAATTGAAACGGGCTTAAATCATCTAGAAAATGGTATGATGAGGGGCTTTAAGCAAGTTGAAAATAGTTTAAATCATGTTAATAAACGTTTAGATAATATCTCTGGACAACTGGCTTATATTTACCTATTAGTAGAAGATAGCCGAGAGAAACAACAAAGCCTCGCTAAAGCAATTTCTCATCTGCATCAAGCAATGTTAATTAAAGAGATTGCTGCTTTAAATGCTGAACTACAAGACCGCTCTCGCTTTCCCAATGAATCACCTAGAGAATCTCTCAAAGTTGCTTCTAGAGTGCGTTTATTTTTAGCCAACCAAGCCTTACAAGTTACCCCAGCATTAGATGCTGAATTAATGCTGAATACTGATGTTTCTATTCAAGGTTGGGCTGTAGCTACTGCAACGGAAGCAAATTTGCTTTTAGAGATTGGTAAACATCAAGAAGCTAAAGAATTACTGGCTGTAGAAGTGCCGAAGTTTAAACAAATAGCGCAAAGATGGGGTAATGAGTTAATTAGTCATGAAAAATCTCATTTATCTACAGCTTATCGGTTTACTAACTCTCGTTTTCACGATTATATCACCCCAGAAAGAGTAGAAAGAATTACCGAAATTTCTCCACGCGATCGCACGTTATCACCTGAGCAAATTCGTTGGCAGAAAACCAATGTTGATGTAGAGTTTGAAATGTCTTATAGCTCCCAGTGGGATGAAGCCTGGACATATCGTCAAATTGCTGTGGCTGAATATTTAGATACTCTCAGCGAACTTTCAGCCAGGTTAGACAGTTTACAATCGTTTGCGGCTTTATGCGAAAGTCACAATGTTAAAAGTAGCCGTGATATTTTACCTAATGCTGATGCTGGGGTAGGCTTGTATATTTTACCTGCTCATGAATAATTTTACACAAATCCTGAGTAGGCGATCGCCTATCTTGTAATTCAACAAATTTATAATTCTGGCACTTGTAGGTTACGTTTATTACCTGCGTAATGCCTGTAAATAATTTCTGGAGAGTTACCAACCCACCTCCCTACATCCTTGGCATCAATATCAGCTTCCAGACAAAGAGTAATAAAAGTGTGTCTGCATTGGTAAGGTTTGCGATACTCGCTGATTACACCCTGTTTTACAAGTTGAGTTACGATTCCATCTATATGTGTACCACGATGATTTTTGTAGCCTTTCCAGGCATGATTGAGAAAATCGCCAAAGTCTACTATGCCGCCTTTCTTGCTTCTAAAGATAAAATCATCTGGGTTACAGTTCTCAGGCTTAATTGAGTCTAAAATTTCACGTTGCTGATGATTAATCGGAAAACGTCTTTGGCTTTGGGTTTTCAATCCATTTTTGAGCGCTAGTCCTTTACTACTGATGGTAATTGCTTGCTCGAATGTAATATATTTATCGCTAATATGCTTCCATTGTAGAGCGATCGCTTCTGATGGTCTGCACCCAGTGAAGAATAAGAATTTTACTAAAGGAGCATAGTAAGTGTAAAATTTACTCTCCTCAAATGCTTGAATGATGATGTCCCTTTCTTCCTTAGTAAATGGATTGATTTCAGATTCTGCCGATTCTGACTTTGGCATCTGAATATCTTTTGCCATACCCTGGAAGGGATTTGATTTTATCTGCTGACTCTGAAGCGCCCAATCACAACAAGCATTTATATTTGTCAAAGTACGTTTAGCTGCGTTAGCACTGAGATTAGCAATTAAATAGTCTCGAATCGCGATCGCATCATCCAAAGTTTTCGTTGGTAAGTTGGCGATATGATTACGATACTTTCGATAATCAACAGCGTAAGTTGAAGGACTAACCTGTGGTTTTTTAAACTCAGCGTATTTTTCCCACAATTCTCCCAGGTCAAGTTGGGGGGTAGCTGAAGGAATTTTTGGGGTAATTGGGGTAACAGTACTTAATGATGCTGCTGGCTTGTACTTTACTAAACTGGCATCAAATTCACCACAATCAATATCCCTCTGGATTTTTGCTGCCAAAGTCGATGCCTGATATTTTCCAAAAGGTGTATCTTCGTGCCTTGTTGAAAGGTAGAAACGCTTGGTTTTAACCTCTCCATCTGGAGTAATAACTGGATGGGAAAAAACTAATTGGAGTCTACCGTTAGAGTTCTTGATCTGTACAGAACCCCGACTAGCAATACGTTGAGATTTTTTATTAGGCTGCATCAGGTTAATTGATTGGGGTAAAGACCTTGATTTAACTTTACCCCAGTTTTACCCCAGAAAGTTATATTGGGGTAAAAACCTCTGCCTTACATTTTACCCCAGAAGTTTCTCCCAACTACCCAAAATTAATCCAAAAATCTTTGCAGACTGTAAAAACACGCCCTTTCATTGCCAATAAAAAAGGGCTTCAAAGCCCTGTAATCTTTATATTTTATTAAAGGCGACAGGCGGATTTGAACCGCCGGATGGAGGTTTTGCAGACCTCTGCCTTACCACTTGGCTATGTCGCCGCGATTGCTCTCACGATTCCTTATCATAGCATCTTTTCTCTAAATTTACGCCCTACGTCTGAGGAAATTTTGCCTAACCTCAGCAAATTTAGTAGTTATTAGCTTTTTAACATCCCAGGAGATGGCAACCTTGAATGAAGATTTGTGGGGATAGTGTGAGGAATTGATGAATTTTTGCCCAAGATGCGTGACGTAAAATACAAATAAAAATACAATTTCACTCTTAAGATGGATGAAAATTCGTAACTTTTGGGAAATTGAATGTTTATTTATGGTTTTTAGCTTTATGATGACATCAAAATTAGTATGAACTTGGTTGGCTACTTTCCCGAAAATCAATCAGATATTAAGTTGCACATATCGCAATCCATGAAAAAAAAACAAGTATCTCCCATTTCAATCGCTCAGGTAACAGATACACATCTGTTTGCTTCGGAAAATCACGAAATGCTGGGAATGCCTACTATACAGTCTTTCCAGGCTGTTGTAGAAAGGTTAAAGGAGCTAAGGAGTGAAGTTGATTTACTACTGTTAACGGGTGATTTGTCTGGTGATGGTAAGCCTGATTCCTATGACAATCTCCAAAACCTGGTGAATCCGCTACAAATACCTGCTTACTGGTTACCTGGGAATCATGACTGTGCGATCGCAATGGATGACATCTTACATATGGGGATGCTTTCCCGGCGTAAGTCTTTTCAGCGTGGTGGTTGGAATTTTATCTTACTCGATTCTTCCGTTCCTGGTTGTTTGCATGGTTATCTTTCCGGTAAAACTCTTGATTGGCTAGACTCTGAATTAAAAATCCTGGGTGATTATCCGACTTTAGTCGCCCTACATCATCCGCCTTTTCCCGTAAATTCGGCGTGGTTAGATAGCAGTACTCTGAAAAATCCCCAAGAATTTTTTGCAGTTCTCGATCGCCATCCCCAAGTTAAGTTAGTTTTGTTTGGTCACATCCATCAGGAATTTCAACGCCAGCGTCATCAAGTTAACTACCTCAGTACCCCGTCAACTGGGCTTCAGTTTCGCTCAAAAACTCCAACTTTGATGATTGATCATCAATACCCCGGTTTTCGGTTGTTGAAGCTATACCCCAATGGAATGTGGGAAACTTCCGTTGAACGAGTTCCTTATTTCCAGCCATTGGAGATAGCCGCTAAAGTATCCTAAATTATCTATTACAGTTCGGCGTAAGTAGCACCACCGTGGGAAATCAATCAAAAGCCTATAGGATAATCAA
Protein-coding sequences here:
- a CDS encoding TetR/AcrR family transcriptional regulator produces the protein MPKIVDHDQYRQELLRKCFDLFAQKGYGALTMRQISESLNVSTGTLYHYFPSKQALFEQLVEEINQQDISSALAEIKGTQTISEIMTAIGKYLVKNEDYFINQTYIWVDFCQHQNKETIANIPVFQRVNQRCQQAVCDFLGIQDPVLASFILSFINGLILEKLWGNQTINFPEQCALLGKMITSYLSENP
- a CDS encoding bifunctional sterol desaturase/short chain dehydrogenase, which translates into the protein MFSQINGVLVNTGLQFAGWGVFSLLLAEVLRDSYHVLCHEVKWLAKWHNKHHQVYRRDLSIVSVQAYQDSQLYHDILESGLLVAALTIMALVVHQMGLWLGVLYGCTFLYGASVRYFSGKIDTDYNHLPGPLQIIPSVWWVNRTYHWRHHFDDVNAYYSGVFPLVDKILGTGLSLKGKTIALTGASGSLGQALAAELLKHNAKVVALTTNPEKLAPQTNFKVLSWELGNEAELKDSLEKIDILIINHGVNVYNSRTPEAIASSYEVNTFSALRLMDIFLTTVTGPQAKATKEIWVNTSEAEVSPALSPLYELSKRTLGNLVTLKRLDGNCVIRKLILGPFKSQLNPYGVMSAQQVARGILFLARRDYRNIIVTINPLTYLFFPVKEASTWLYYQIFSKTAKD
- a CDS encoding dynamin family protein — encoded protein: MQIDIDSRLNNTRKLLNELGNSVSKLVNSSPDIAEDPGIKSCLAGFLTAYQEAVQRLENPSFRIATIGTTSSGKSTIVNALIGRKIAPIENGEMSGGVLTLKHSLAQKLVIAETEDAAWETGEWTGLTDEDLYQRISTVMHSYHHARKKREYVAPQITAYVPLLPACDPSLLGLPASIGIELIDLPGLKSIQDRTNLATIQQQVNKAFSLVALDYMQVDDDHRKRLLEELKKVVEYLQGRTDSMIFILNRVDHRGADDFPL
- a CDS encoding site-specific integrase, whose amino-acid sequence is MQPNKKSQRIASRGSVQIKNSNGRLQLVFSHPVITPDGEVKTKRFYLSTRHEDTPFGKYQASTLAAKIQRDIDCGEFDASLVKYKPAASLSTVTPITPKIPSATPQLDLGELWEKYAEFKKPQVSPSTYAVDYRKYRNHIANLPTKTLDDAIAIRDYLIANLSANAAKRTLTNINACCDWALQSQQIKSNPFQGMAKDIQMPKSESAESEINPFTKEERDIIIQAFEESKFYTYYAPLVKFLFFTGCRPSEAIALQWKHISDKYITFEQAITISSKGLALKNGLKTQSQRRFPINHQQREILDSIKPENCNPDDFIFRSKKGGIVDFGDFLNHAWKGYKNHRGTHIDGIVTQLVKQGVISEYRKPYQCRHTFITLCLEADIDAKDVGRWVGNSPEIIYRHYAGNKRNLQVPEL
- the cpdA gene encoding 3',5'-cyclic-AMP phosphodiesterase, which gives rise to MKKKQVSPISIAQVTDTHLFASENHEMLGMPTIQSFQAVVERLKELRSEVDLLLLTGDLSGDGKPDSYDNLQNLVNPLQIPAYWLPGNHDCAIAMDDILHMGMLSRRKSFQRGGWNFILLDSSVPGCLHGYLSGKTLDWLDSELKILGDYPTLVALHHPPFPVNSAWLDSSTLKNPQEFFAVLDRHPQVKLVLFGHIHQEFQRQRHQVNYLSTPSTGLQFRSKTPTLMIDHQYPGFRLLKLYPNGMWETSVERVPYFQPLEIAAKVS